In a genomic window of Bacillota bacterium:
- a CDS encoding flavodoxin, with protein sequence MKAAIVFASTHGTTEKVAQSLKENLNGDVKIINLKEDPKQDITKYDTLIIGGSIHAGSIQQKVKQFIERNKNALTTKRLGLFLCCMHEGEKAQKQFETAYPEELRNASVSNGFLGGEFMFKKMNFFEKVMVKKVAGVTSDVSKIDVDAIKKFADKFNHFQ encoded by the coding sequence ATGAAGGCTGCGATTGTCTTTGCATCAACTCATGGAACAACAGAAAAAGTGGCACAATCACTTAAGGAAAACCTTAACGGAGATGTGAAAATAATAAACTTAAAAGAGGACCCCAAGCAAGACATAACAAAATACGACACATTGATAATTGGCGGATCAATTCATGCCGGCTCTATCCAACAAAAAGTTAAACAGTTTATTGAGCGAAACAAAAATGCCTTAACCACAAAGAGGCTTGGCTTATTCTTATGCTGCATGCACGAGGGTGAAAAAGCTCAGAAACAATTTGAAACCGCATATCCTGAGGAATTGAGAAATGCATCTGTTTCCAATGGGTTTTTGGGTGGGGAATTTATGTTTAAGAAAATGAATTTTTTCGAAAAGGTAATGGTTAAAAAAGTGGCTGGAGTAACAAGCGACGTTTCGAAGATTGACGTCGATGCAATCAAGAAGTTTGCCGATAAATTTAATCATTTCCAATAA
- a CDS encoding PAS domain-containing protein produces MSPWGNQIMSNAIVKELCKLRHKVVELESSNLELKRELEELRKVKESQEWLEKERKRLYWLLDELPAFVYLQAQDYSITYANRFFWDKFGSSSKGEPCYRTIFGYDKPCERCETFEVFATKKPQTWQWEDNGGRAYHIYNYPFLDIDNSFLVLVLGFDISEHKRLERMLSSQKGQLQEQLFFSNALKRIAETVFYNHKTQAILENIVEIIGQALSHDRVLIYDIDFEKNQGIALCEWLDSNITSINITYDLDLFSSTYRSIKDNKQPIESHFDAYNRLLIADGVADLLHKTMHIKSLLWYPFGFRKNGFYCLIFNQVNNRCSLRKEELEFINAAAKQIEIGIQKLNMQQERERSQEAFSKAFNFSPDPMTITSFPEGRLIDVNESWLKVMGYKYNETVSKTIQTLKIWKDIAERNKVRSTLEEKGAVHNLEMVFVKKNGEERIGLFSGDIITLYGKKCCLAVIKDITELRKFEKEIIRIEQLNLVGQMAAGIAHEVRNPMTTVRGFLQMFRSNQELTGYTSRFDLMIDELDRANAIISQFLSLAKSKPVDQKMQNLNSVIETLYPLIQADAFESDTYISLDLHNIPDVLIDEKEMRQLILNLTSNGLQAMDRGKTLTIKTYPGKNEVVLAVQDQGAGIEPDLVDKLGTPFLTTKDEGTGLGLAVCYSVAARHNAIIEVKTGAEGTTFFVRFKVPQY; encoded by the coding sequence ATGTCGCCTTGGGGGAATCAAATAATGAGTAATGCGATTGTTAAGGAATTGTGCAAACTCCGTCATAAGGTAGTTGAGCTCGAATCCTCAAACTTAGAGCTTAAAAGAGAACTCGAAGAGTTGCGTAAAGTAAAAGAGAGTCAAGAATGGTTAGAAAAAGAGAGGAAAAGATTGTATTGGTTGTTGGATGAACTGCCGGCCTTTGTATATCTTCAGGCCCAGGATTATTCTATTACCTATGCCAACAGATTTTTTTGGGATAAATTCGGATCCTCCTCCAAAGGTGAACCATGCTACCGAACCATTTTTGGATATGACAAACCTTGTGAACGCTGTGAGACCTTCGAAGTTTTTGCAACAAAAAAGCCCCAAACATGGCAATGGGAGGATAACGGGGGACGAGCATACCACATTTACAACTATCCTTTTCTTGATATTGACAATTCATTTCTGGTGTTAGTATTGGGTTTTGATATTTCAGAACACAAAAGGTTAGAAAGAATGCTTTCTTCACAAAAGGGACAGTTGCAAGAGCAGTTATTCTTCTCTAATGCCCTCAAGCGCATTGCAGAAACTGTTTTTTACAACCACAAAACCCAAGCAATTCTCGAAAATATTGTAGAGATTATCGGTCAAGCCCTTAGTCACGACCGCGTTCTGATATACGATATAGACTTTGAAAAAAATCAAGGAATAGCTTTGTGTGAGTGGCTGGATTCCAATATAACTTCAATTAATATTACCTACGACTTAGACCTATTTTCTAGCACATACAGGTCAATAAAGGACAACAAACAGCCCATAGAAAGTCATTTTGATGCTTATAACCGCCTTTTAATAGCTGACGGTGTAGCGGATTTGCTTCATAAAACCATGCATATAAAGAGTCTTTTATGGTACCCTTTTGGTTTCCGCAAAAACGGTTTCTATTGTTTGATCTTTAATCAAGTCAATAACCGCTGCAGTTTGCGGAAGGAAGAATTGGAATTTATTAATGCCGCGGCTAAACAGATTGAAATTGGGATTCAAAAGTTGAACATGCAGCAGGAACGTGAAAGAAGTCAGGAAGCATTTTCCAAGGCTTTTAACTTTAGCCCGGATCCCATGACCATAACGTCATTTCCAGAGGGCAGGCTTATCGATGTCAATGAGAGCTGGTTAAAGGTTATGGGCTACAAATATAACGAAACGGTAAGCAAAACAATTCAAACGCTAAAGATTTGGAAGGATATTGCAGAACGAAACAAAGTTCGTTCTACCCTGGAGGAAAAGGGGGCCGTTCATAATTTAGAAATGGTATTTGTCAAAAAGAATGGGGAAGAACGGATAGGGTTATTTTCGGGAGATATTATAACCCTATATGGCAAAAAATGTTGTCTTGCTGTAATCAAAGATATTACTGAATTAAGGAAATTTGAAAAGGAAATCATTCGCATCGAACAGCTAAACCTGGTTGGACAAATGGCCGCTGGGATTGCACACGAAGTTAGAAACCCCATGACAACAGTTCGTGGTTTTCTACAGATGTTTAGAAGCAATCAAGAACTAACCGGTTACACCAGCCGCTTTGACTTGATGATTGACGAGCTGGATAGAGCTAACGCTATTATTTCACAATTTTTGTCTCTGGCCAAAAGTAAACCAGTGGACCAGAAAATGCAAAACCTAAATTCCGTGATCGAAACATTATACCCGTTAATTCAAGCAGATGCCTTTGAGTCGGACACATATATTAGCTTGGATTTACATAATATTCCCGATGTACTAATCGATGAGAAAGAGATGCGTCAGCTAATTTTAAACCTCACCAGTAACGGCCTGCAGGCAATGGATAGAGGTAAAACACTTACCATAAAAACCTACCCTGGGAAAAATGAAGTTGTTTTAGCTGTACAGGATCAAGGTGCAGGAATTGAACCGGATTTAGTTGATAAGCTGGGCACCCCATTCTTAACTACCAAAGATGAGGGTACAGGGTTAGGACTGGCAGTCTGTTATAGCGTGGCTGCCAGGCATAATGCAATTATTGAGGTGAAGACAGGCGCTGAAGGTACCACCTTCTTCGTTAGATTCAAGGTACCCCAGTATTAG
- a CDS encoding EcsC family protein — translation MIDYNDVVKKQVRAWKIRSLKNENSLSRMTKGIQVKINKKIPQRVHAVITHTVKGIIHSVIFSLKFIPNEPPSIGLDLEARDRLAWRTLVKYRKIASLEGAGTGAGGFLLGMADFPALIAIKMQMLFELAHIYGYDTRNKEERFFLLYIFQITFTTADQRKHLFPIIEGWNEVALTDINWEQFQKDYRDSLDLRKMLQLIPGVGAIVGAWANYGLLRELGIAAINCFRIRHLGLNEL, via the coding sequence ATGATTGATTACAATGACGTAGTCAAAAAACAAGTAAGGGCATGGAAGATTCGCTCGTTAAAAAATGAAAACTCGTTAAGCAGAATGACGAAGGGAATACAAGTCAAGATTAACAAAAAGATACCCCAACGTGTCCACGCTGTAATTACCCATACCGTAAAAGGTATCATCCATTCTGTTATATTTAGCTTAAAGTTCATCCCCAATGAACCACCAAGCATCGGGTTAGATTTAGAAGCGCGTGATAGACTGGCCTGGCGTACCCTTGTAAAATATAGAAAAATTGCATCCCTGGAAGGAGCAGGTACCGGTGCCGGTGGATTTCTACTGGGCATGGCCGACTTCCCGGCTTTAATTGCCATCAAAATGCAAATGTTATTTGAATTGGCGCATATTTATGGTTACGACACGCGTAACAAAGAAGAACGTTTTTTCCTGTTGTACATATTTCAAATCACCTTTACTACAGCAGACCAGCGAAAACATCTTTTCCCAATTATTGAAGGGTGGAATGAAGTCGCCCTAACCGACATTAACTGGGAACAATTTCAAAAGGATTACAGAGATTCACTGGACCTGCGCAAGATGCTGCAGCTAATTCCCGGGGTGGGAGCTATTGTAGGAGCCTGGGCTAATTATGGGTTATTGCGAGAGCTCGGCATAGCTGCTATAAACTGTTTTCGAATACGCCACCTGGGTTTAAATGAACTATAA
- a CDS encoding DUF1659 domain-containing protein has product MAVVNIPTEAVLRLRFNVGTDGQGNPEFSNKNLYHIKPDALDADLHEVAAALAGLVQDPLDSVTRIDTGELVNQI; this is encoded by the coding sequence ATGGCAGTAGTCAATATTCCCACTGAAGCAGTACTCCGCCTGCGGTTCAACGTAGGTACTGACGGCCAGGGAAACCCGGAATTCAGCAACAAAAACCTTTACCACATCAAGCCTGACGCGCTGGATGCCGATCTACACGAAGTGGCCGCAGCACTGGCCGGCCTGGTGCAGGATCCCCTGGACTCTGTAACGCGCATTGACACCGGAGAACTAGTAAACCAAATATAA
- a CDS encoding YvrJ family protein, whose translation MEEILQGIANVGFPIVVAAYLLVRIEGKLE comes from the coding sequence ATGGAGGAAATTCTGCAGGGAATCGCCAACGTTGGCTTTCCCATTGTGGTAGCGGCTTATTTACTGGTACGCATTGAAGGAAAATTGGAATAA
- a CDS encoding restriction endonuclease, with protein sequence MTIWKKGDQRAPHKPLLILYALGQLQNDGPRLLSYQDVKARLKYLLKEFGPHRQSYHPEHPFVRLTNDGIWNLNADPDLVHIKDRWLLDNDVAGGFSDDVYSLLSRDENLMREIAQIILNKHFPETIHADILESIGLNIILEPEGLKNERDPARRRDPRFRERILRAYEYSCAVCGINVMLGGNFVAVEAAHIKWHQAGRPDREENGVALCAMHHNLFDRGVFTIAPTRELIVSQKAHGTNGLEEWLMRYQGKQIRNPVHPGYQPGNLYMEWHLKEVFRGPARYRVG encoded by the coding sequence CTGACCATCTGGAAAAAGGGAGACCAGAGGGCACCACACAAACCCCTTTTGATTTTGTATGCCCTGGGCCAGCTGCAGAATGACGGCCCAAGGCTTTTGTCCTACCAGGATGTAAAGGCCAGGCTCAAGTATCTGTTAAAAGAATTTGGCCCGCATAGACAATCCTACCATCCGGAACACCCTTTTGTGCGATTAACGAATGACGGTATCTGGAACCTGAATGCCGACCCCGATCTTGTTCACATTAAAGACAGATGGCTTCTGGACAATGATGTGGCCGGAGGTTTCAGTGACGATGTCTATTCCTTGTTAAGCAGGGACGAGAACCTAATGCGGGAGATTGCGCAAATAATTTTAAACAAACATTTTCCCGAGACAATCCATGCAGACATCCTTGAATCCATAGGGCTTAATATTATCCTTGAACCCGAAGGCCTGAAAAATGAACGTGACCCTGCCCGACGAAGGGACCCCAGGTTTAGAGAAAGGATATTAAGGGCTTACGAGTACAGTTGTGCGGTATGTGGAATTAATGTCATGTTAGGCGGTAATTTCGTAGCGGTCGAAGCAGCACATATCAAGTGGCACCAGGCCGGCAGGCCGGACAGGGAAGAAAATGGCGTGGCGCTGTGTGCCATGCACCACAATCTCTTTGACAGAGGAGTCTTTACCATAGCCCCCACAAGGGAATTAATTGTCTCACAGAAGGCCCATGGCACCAATGGACTTGAGGAATGGTTGATGAGATACCAGGGCAAACAAATTCGCAACCCCGTACACCCAGGCTACCAGCCCGGTAATTTATACATGGAATGGCACTTAAAAGAGGTCTTTAGGGGTCCGGCGAGGTACCGGGTGGGTTAA
- a CDS encoding ImmA/IrrE family metallo-endopeptidase has product MSFKTSWCCCLLLITSSKLVICHEIAHRLLHPELNYFMLLETYFNAGKFENEADRFVAELLLSERIPYPGETVYEFAARYEVPVELVKTLHKV; this is encoded by the coding sequence TTGTCTTTTAAAACATCTTGGTGTTGTTGTTTATTATTAATAACATCATCAAAATTGGTCATATGTCATGAAATAGCACACCGGCTACTTCACCCGGAGTTAAATTACTTTATGTTGCTGGAAACGTACTTTAACGCTGGGAAGTTTGAAAACGAAGCGGACAGATTTGTTGCGGAACTCCTACTATCGGAACGCATACCATACCCAGGAGAAACCGTTTATGAATTCGCGGCCCGCTATGAGGTACCGGTAGAGCTGGTTAAAACCTTGCATAAGGTTTAA
- a CDS encoding hexokinase, with protein sequence MQQLANEVRKLRAKFILSESEMIDTAKKFQRAMQAGREGKDSSLKMLPAFLAKPIGNEKGVYLAVDLGGTNVRVMIIELKGNGNYKILDRHAFPLKNSQKGHDFTSETSSAAALFGYIAERIKSMVATNSFYPLGFTFSFPSRQTAVNQAVLIKWTKEIKTPGVEGKDVSKILAGALDDKNLHQVVPRAIINDTVGTLLTASYRDPFTDIGSICGTGHNSCYVEPQSLTSGEIINMESGNFNALPFTAYDTELDKQSDIPGEQCLEKMVSGKYIGELTRIILQDFIKQNLILTNNQSDIFFSPYMIKAEDISLFLDDESSELTGIFQWLQSVCGASGALLEERITLRTIASIVVTRSAQLVAASYFGVLQHIDPRLERKHSIAIDGSLYEFTPGYAAKLKVTLNNLLKEKSELVTLKLTKDGSGVGAAVAAALGDKGQLHD encoded by the coding sequence ATGCAGCAGTTGGCAAATGAAGTAAGAAAACTGAGGGCCAAATTCATACTTTCAGAGTCTGAAATGATAGATACCGCTAAAAAGTTTCAAAGGGCCATGCAGGCTGGCAGAGAGGGAAAGGACAGTTCTTTGAAAATGCTGCCGGCCTTTTTAGCCAAACCTATAGGTAATGAAAAAGGGGTATATTTAGCTGTAGATCTTGGCGGTACAAATGTACGTGTAATGATCATCGAGTTAAAGGGGAACGGGAATTATAAAATTTTAGACCGGCACGCCTTTCCGCTGAAAAATAGCCAAAAAGGTCACGACTTTACGTCCGAAACATCGAGCGCCGCAGCACTTTTTGGGTATATTGCCGAAAGAATTAAAAGTATGGTAGCAACGAATTCATTTTACCCTCTGGGGTTTACCTTCTCTTTCCCCAGCAGGCAAACGGCAGTCAACCAGGCGGTACTTATAAAATGGACTAAAGAGATTAAAACACCAGGGGTGGAAGGTAAAGATGTGTCAAAGATTCTTGCCGGTGCCCTTGATGATAAAAACCTTCACCAGGTTGTCCCCAGGGCCATTATCAACGATACCGTGGGCACACTATTAACAGCTTCCTACCGTGACCCTTTTACAGATATTGGGTCAATATGTGGTACGGGCCACAATTCATGCTACGTAGAGCCTCAATCATTGACTTCCGGTGAGATTATTAATATGGAATCAGGTAATTTTAACGCACTGCCGTTTACCGCGTATGACACCGAGCTGGATAAACAAAGTGATATACCGGGAGAGCAATGCCTGGAAAAGATGGTCAGTGGAAAATATATCGGGGAACTGACCAGGATCATACTTCAAGACTTTATCAAACAAAACCTCATTTTAACCAACAACCAGTCAGATATTTTTTTCTCACCCTATATGATTAAGGCCGAAGACATTTCTTTATTTTTAGATGACGAAAGCTCAGAATTAACCGGTATATTCCAATGGCTACAAAGTGTTTGTGGGGCTTCCGGCGCCCTTTTAGAAGAACGCATAACCCTTCGTACCATTGCATCTATAGTTGTCACGAGATCAGCGCAACTTGTGGCAGCATCGTACTTTGGTGTATTACAACATATCGACCCCCGGCTGGAAAGAAAGCACAGCATTGCCATAGACGGTTCTTTATACGAGTTTACCCCTGGTTATGCGGCTAAACTGAAGGTTACGCTGAATAACCTGCTCAAGGAAAAATCAGAATTAGTGACGTTAAAACTGACTAAGGATGGCTCGGGAGTTGGAGCAGCGGTAGCAGCTGCACTGGGGGACAAGGGGCAGCTTCATGATTGA
- a CDS encoding dinitrogenase iron-molybdenum cofactor, with product MKVAIAVDGGYVSQHFGKCQEYVLFDVVEGRPENVQNVTNPGHKPGFLPPYLKGLNVDCVIAGGMGQKALALFAENNIKPIIGASGQVDQIMNDFVNGKLQSGESLCTHPDGQHDGCDGHC from the coding sequence ATGAAAGTGGCAATCGCTGTTGATGGTGGTTATGTGTCTCAACATTTTGGTAAATGTCAGGAATATGTACTTTTTGACGTTGTAGAAGGCCGGCCGGAAAATGTTCAAAATGTGACCAACCCGGGGCACAAGCCCGGTTTCTTGCCTCCCTATTTGAAGGGGCTAAATGTAGATTGTGTAATTGCCGGCGGCATGGGTCAAAAAGCACTGGCCTTATTTGCTGAAAATAATATCAAGCCCATTATAGGGGCATCAGGACAGGTTGACCAGATTATGAACGATTTTGTGAATGGAAAGCTTCAATCGGGGGAAAGTCTATGTACCCATCCTGATGGCCAGCATGATGGCTGTGACGGTCACTGCTAA
- a CDS encoding DnaD domain protein yields the protein MPLTLQQEFARPISPTEVDRLLTYLRGGMDDEVVCDAIKRAALQGSPRVTYVEDIFKNWWAQGVRDIAGVERSIKNSKNAREPEEVKHQIMLKIHRNLSMRDSSPPSDILARG from the coding sequence ATACCGTTAACCCTGCAGCAGGAATTCGCAAGGCCAATTTCTCCTACCGAGGTGGACAGGCTCCTAACCTATTTGCGCGGCGGTATGGACGATGAGGTTGTCTGCGATGCTATAAAGCGTGCTGCCCTACAGGGCTCTCCTAGGGTTACCTACGTTGAGGACATCTTTAAAAACTGGTGGGCGCAGGGTGTACGGGATATTGCCGGCGTTGAGCGCTCGATCAAGAATTCAAAGAACGCAAGAGAGCCAGAAGAGGTGAAGCATCAAATCATGCTCAAAATTCACCGAAATCTAAGTATGCGGGACTCATCCCCACCTTCGGATATCCTGGCAAGAGGATGA
- a CDS encoding N-acetylmuramoyl-L-alanine amidase has product MQGGSKQCKHTHIIVHHTGAEEKNAEQVKQYHLSLGWGDIGYNYVIERSGQVVEGRPLDLPGAHCRAGGMNHCSIGVSVIGNLEKHPLPQVQHEALWGLLQELAGRHRIPVENILGHREVPGAATACPGKFMDMNCCGASNKQQEQRIMPGSYIRRELMLLLSKSKDFTGYILMAYSFRFGY; this is encoded by the coding sequence ATGCAGGGGGGTAGCAAACAATGTAAACACACTCATATAATTGTGCACCATACCGGTGCCGAGGAAAAGAACGCAGAACAAGTAAAACAGTACCATTTATCCCTCGGGTGGGGGGATATAGGATATAACTATGTAATCGAACGCAGCGGCCAGGTAGTCGAGGGTCGTCCGCTGGACCTTCCCGGAGCCCACTGCCGGGCCGGGGGTATGAATCATTGTTCCATTGGCGTGTCAGTAATCGGAAACCTGGAAAAGCACCCTTTGCCGCAGGTACAGCATGAAGCCTTATGGGGGCTTTTACAGGAGCTGGCCGGCCGGCACCGCATCCCGGTGGAAAACATTCTTGGGCACAGGGAAGTACCGGGAGCGGCAACAGCCTGCCCGGGTAAGTTTATGGATATGAATTGCTGCGGAGCAAGCAACAAACAACAAGAGCAGAGGATTATGCCCGGCAGTTACATCAGAAGGGAATTGATGCTTTTGTTGTCCAAGAGTAAGGATTTTACCGGTTATATCTTAATGGCTTATAGCTTTCGATTTGGTTATTAA
- a CDS encoding ParM/StbA family protein yields the protein MHIAMDIGYSHVKSITTSNRVIIPSVVAPFRKLSLVDLSSQSDSGHVVEIRRVDGTTSKYFVGEMALREGHGASFSLDREKHRHPNHDILALAAARVLNTGPGAMVVAGLPVAYYRTQREELKNHLEGLHAEVSVNGNKLKRISFGKAVVYPQGAGALFMAPDLPQNGMVLLVDIGQKTTDYVTAEVAEGNVKPVSSLCGSVETGVQAIYEIVAQEFLSSTGMPLAAIRVPEIISQSGRITYYGKERDFSGVINQARTDIALAISDQVKAALGDRLAFIKKVYLAGGGAEMLRSMTSLFPEAYVLPEPQWANAAGFLKVVNAH from the coding sequence ATGCATATCGCTATGGATATAGGATACAGCCATGTCAAAAGTATAACCACAAGTAATAGAGTCATTATTCCTTCCGTTGTGGCACCTTTTAGGAAACTTTCACTGGTGGACCTATCCTCCCAAAGCGATAGTGGCCATGTAGTGGAAATACGCCGGGTAGACGGTACAACAAGTAAATATTTTGTGGGGGAAATGGCCTTACGGGAAGGGCACGGGGCAAGTTTTTCCCTGGACCGTGAGAAACACCGCCATCCTAACCATGACATTCTGGCCTTGGCCGCGGCCAGGGTTTTAAATACCGGCCCGGGGGCGATGGTGGTGGCAGGCCTGCCGGTCGCATATTACCGTACCCAAAGGGAAGAGTTAAAAAATCATCTGGAGGGCCTGCATGCAGAGGTGTCTGTAAACGGAAATAAGCTAAAAAGAATTAGTTTCGGTAAAGCGGTGGTTTATCCTCAAGGGGCGGGAGCCTTGTTTATGGCACCTGATTTACCACAGAACGGAATGGTTCTGTTGGTGGATATCGGGCAAAAGACTACCGATTATGTTACAGCAGAAGTGGCTGAAGGCAATGTGAAGCCGGTATCCAGTCTCTGTGGTTCGGTGGAAACGGGTGTGCAGGCCATTTACGAGATTGTAGCCCAGGAGTTCCTGTCCTCCACTGGAATGCCCCTGGCAGCCATAAGGGTGCCGGAAATTATTTCCCAGTCCGGTAGGATAACTTATTACGGTAAGGAAAGAGACTTTTCCGGGGTCATCAACCAGGCCCGTACTGATATAGCATTGGCTATATCAGATCAGGTGAAGGCTGCCCTCGGTGACAGGCTGGCTTTCATTAAGAAGGTCTACCTGGCAGGCGGTGGTGCCGAAATGCTGCGTTCAATGACTTCGCTTTTCCCTGAAGCTTACGTATTACCTGAACCTCAGTGGGCAAACGCAGCAGGGTTTTTGAAGGTAGTAAATGCACACTAA
- a CDS encoding enoyl-CoA hydratase, protein MSYEYLEYSEKKKLGIISLNRPDKRNALSQGLLQELEDVLHDIGTQKKAKVVIIKGVGKIFSSGHDLKEVYDSDPQQLLKLFQTCHSTMSAIREIPQPVIAQVHGVATAAGCQLVAACDLAVAAEDALFGTPGVKIGLFCSTPAVFLSRNVGRKKAMEMLLTGEFMPAKDALTHGLVNKLVPPEELEEATEKMGATIAQYSLSALGIGKKGFYQQLNMEDFQALNYASEVITLNSTTNDAREGIEAFLEKRKPNWTDS, encoded by the coding sequence ATGTCTTATGAATATCTAGAATACTCAGAGAAGAAAAAGTTGGGTATTATCAGCTTAAATCGCCCGGACAAGCGTAATGCCCTTTCCCAGGGCCTTCTACAGGAGCTCGAGGATGTTTTACATGATATTGGGACACAGAAAAAAGCTAAAGTGGTAATAATTAAGGGAGTCGGGAAAATCTTTTCATCGGGACATGACTTAAAAGAGGTTTATGACAGTGATCCCCAGCAGTTATTAAAGCTTTTCCAGACCTGCCACTCAACTATGAGTGCTATCAGGGAAATCCCCCAGCCTGTTATTGCCCAGGTACACGGTGTGGCCACTGCCGCCGGGTGCCAGCTGGTGGCAGCCTGTGACTTGGCAGTGGCGGCTGAGGACGCTTTATTTGGCACACCCGGGGTGAAGATTGGCCTTTTCTGCAGTACACCCGCTGTATTTTTGAGCCGTAATGTAGGGAGGAAAAAGGCCATGGAAATGCTATTAACCGGAGAATTCATGCCGGCAAAAGATGCGCTAACCCATGGACTGGTTAACAAACTGGTTCCACCGGAAGAGCTGGAAGAAGCCACTGAAAAAATGGGAGCAACTATAGCCCAGTACAGCCTTTCGGCACTGGGTATAGGAAAAAAAGGTTTTTACCAGCAGTTAAACATGGAAGATTTTCAGGCACTTAATTATGCCAGCGAAGTTATTACCTTAAACTCTACCACAAATGATGCCCGGGAAGGCATTGAGGCCTTTTTAGAAAAGAGAAAACCGAACTGGACAGATAGTTAA
- a CDS encoding DUF3786 domain-containing protein codes for MSQVNSPLEIYKVLPKSNCRKCEMRTCMAFADAVLKGKKGLHQCPYLENSIIEQFEGKISNRSLRIEQQQEQMMEHLKAEVAAIDFASSAERLGASYSNGNLIINALGKDFIVDAKGNITSECHVITWLTVPLLNYIKQCQGKDPAGKWIPFRELPNGRARQPLFGQRCEKPLQKIADTHMDLLFDKVVYIFGGKYVETNFASDISLVLHPLPKVPMLISYSKPEENLSRLNIFFDTYTENNLDAESIQMLCTGLATMFEKIAFRHG; via the coding sequence ATGTCCCAAGTTAATAGTCCGTTAGAAATTTATAAGGTTCTTCCTAAATCAAACTGTAGAAAGTGTGAGATGCGGACATGCATGGCCTTTGCCGATGCTGTGCTAAAGGGCAAAAAGGGCCTCCATCAATGTCCCTACTTAGAAAACAGCATCATCGAACAGTTTGAGGGAAAGATTAGCAACCGGTCATTGCGCATTGAACAGCAGCAGGAACAAATGATGGAACATCTGAAAGCAGAAGTTGCTGCTATTGATTTTGCCTCATCGGCCGAAAGACTGGGGGCTTCATATTCCAACGGGAATTTGATCATTAATGCTCTTGGGAAAGACTTTATCGTTGACGCCAAAGGGAATATAACATCAGAATGCCATGTAATTACGTGGTTAACAGTACCACTGCTTAACTATATTAAGCAGTGTCAGGGAAAAGATCCAGCCGGGAAATGGATACCGTTTAGGGAACTACCGAACGGAAGAGCCAGGCAGCCTCTTTTTGGACAGAGATGCGAAAAGCCGTTACAAAAAATCGCCGACACTCACATGGATCTTCTCTTCGATAAAGTTGTATATATTTTCGGTGGTAAGTACGTGGAGACCAATTTTGCCTCTGATATTTCGCTGGTTTTACATCCTTTACCCAAGGTGCCTATGCTGATCAGCTACAGTAAACCGGAAGAGAACCTCTCCAGACTAAATATTTTTTTCGATACTTATACTGAAAATAATCTGGATGCGGAATCAATCCAAATGCTATGCACCGGACTTGCAACCATGTTTGAAAAGATAGCCTTCAGACATGGTTAA
- a CDS encoding DUF2922 domain-containing protein, whose amino-acid sequence MTFRSQGGTSMTISLDNPRTDLTAAEVETVMDTIIAKNIFSTNGGDLASKYDVKIIDKTTNDLYDPA is encoded by the coding sequence ATGACTTTCAGAAGTCAGGGTGGCACCAGCATGACCATCAGCCTGGACAATCCCCGTACGGATCTAACTGCCGCCGAAGTGGAAACCGTAATGGACACCATTATTGCAAAAAATATCTTCAGCACCAACGGCGGAGATCTAGCATCCAAATATGATGTAAAGATCATCGACAAGACTACTAACGATCTTTACGATCCGGCGTAG